In Salinibacterium sp. dk2585, a single window of DNA contains:
- a CDS encoding signal peptidase I yields MLRWTVAGVAATLLAAPALLHLGAGVSLMMIDGGSMEPTYRYGDVVVIGAPTGDDLEVGNIVFVGEPPTVYAHRVVEAGQGEARLKGDANAAPDPGWIMEDDVYGIPLAHVGGAAAQWLTAATSVPARLVLGAVIVAALFAPRRQPATTSSSPVAEGARRTPAATPSPRAMQRR; encoded by the coding sequence CATTGCTCCACCTAGGCGCCGGTGTTTCGCTCATGATGATCGATGGCGGCTCGATGGAACCCACCTACCGGTATGGCGACGTCGTCGTCATCGGGGCACCCACGGGTGATGACCTCGAGGTCGGCAACATCGTGTTCGTGGGGGAGCCCCCCACCGTGTACGCGCACCGGGTTGTCGAGGCCGGTCAAGGGGAGGCGCGTCTCAAGGGTGACGCCAACGCCGCGCCCGACCCGGGGTGGATCATGGAGGACGACGTCTACGGCATCCCGCTCGCGCATGTCGGCGGCGCCGCGGCGCAGTGGCTCACCGCGGCCACGTCGGTGCCCGCCCGGCTCGTGCTCGGCGCGGTCATCGTCGCCGCCCTGTTTGCTCCGCGGCGGCAACCTGCGACGACCTCCAGCTCTCCGGTGGCTGAGGGTGCCCGCCGCACGCCGGCTGCAACTCCATCCCCGCGAGCGATGCAGCGCCGCTGA
- a CDS encoding phosphotransferase, with protein sequence MDGMLVGGNMNNVTREGDTVLRQAGPWTPTVHRYLDHLAIAGVDWAPRPLGIEGDRERLSFIDGTVPVYPLPEWVWDESVLSQGGRLLRQLHDASIGFALDEAVWQSPAKVPAEVICHNDFSPHNLAFRDGAIVGAIDFDMCSPGPRLWDIAYFATRAVPLTAETPEGAPGMDEAPRRVQTILDAYGTDATWADVLRVAVIRLHDLAEFSREKAAELGKPHLLDESEEYERDAVYLRSLL encoded by the coding sequence ATGGACGGCATGCTGGTTGGCGGCAACATGAACAACGTCACGCGCGAGGGCGATACCGTGCTGCGCCAGGCCGGACCGTGGACGCCCACGGTGCACCGGTACCTCGACCACCTCGCCATCGCAGGGGTCGACTGGGCGCCGCGCCCGCTCGGCATCGAGGGAGACCGCGAGCGTCTCAGCTTCATCGACGGCACTGTGCCGGTCTATCCGCTGCCCGAGTGGGTGTGGGATGAGTCGGTGCTCTCGCAGGGCGGCCGGCTGCTGCGCCAGCTGCACGACGCGAGCATCGGGTTCGCACTCGATGAGGCCGTGTGGCAGTCCCCGGCCAAGGTTCCCGCGGAGGTCATCTGCCACAACGACTTCTCGCCCCACAACCTGGCGTTCCGTGACGGCGCGATCGTCGGCGCCATCGACTTTGACATGTGTTCCCCGGGGCCGAGGCTCTGGGATATCGCGTACTTCGCCACTCGGGCGGTGCCCCTCACTGCCGAGACTCCCGAGGGTGCGCCGGGCATGGATGAGGCGCCCCGACGGGTGCAAACGATTCTCGATGCCTACGGCACGGATGCCACATGGGCTGATGTGTTGCGGGTTGCGGTCATCCGACTCCACGACCTTGCTGAGTTCTCGCGGGAGAAGGCGGCGGAGCTTGGCAAGCCGCACCTGCTGGATGAGTCGGAGGAGTATGAGCGCGATGCTGTGTACCTTCGTTCCCTCCTCTGA
- a CDS encoding SDR family NAD(P)-dependent oxidoreductase translates to MSGKTIIITGASDGIGAAAARELSRRGHRVVIVGRSREKTERIAAELDAPFYLADFARLSEVRELAVALARDFPHIDVLANNAGGIFGTRERTEDGFEKTFQVNHLAPFLLTNLLMPTLIASRASVINTSSAAAKLFARLDLDDLNNDRGASANRAYGNAKLANILFTRELNLRFNGEGISTAAFHPGVVATSFASDTTSPMRLVYGTPLRHLLRLITPEEGASGLVALAEGQPGVDWISGEFYEHQRIAKTNPQAYDAEAARRLWEESERMLGLTASPEPASHKHDGRFDPPCGPVIGRLDGAVIRATGIPYARAARFAPPAPVADWAEPLQATAPAPACPQLPSLALADAMGTGQSFIDDSEDCQNVSVTVPADLRPGESLPVMVFIHGGSYVIGAADIPMHDPAALVAEQRVIVVGVTYRLGLFGFLATPDGHPANLGLLDQIEAFRWVQRNIAAFGGDPQRVTAFGQSAGADAIAHIMATPDAPRLFSRAILQSAPLGIGRGRQAMNEAMGAAAAGLTAESTVGAVLARQARVSAIGGSFGLVGGMPFGPQPGHVPLPAEHELDAALDAAAPHIEVLIGHTSQESRLFAPQVEKVQRLAKVPVLGRPAVGAIDSVLTRIIYGAASRRFARRHAAAGGRARHYVFSWSAPDNDFGAAHTIDLPFLFGNEETWKRSKILAGAPWAEVERHARQVRQLWADFARGVDLPERGEIPGVLTHARVGSRL, encoded by the coding sequence GTGAGCGGCAAGACGATCATCATCACAGGGGCAAGCGACGGCATCGGGGCAGCAGCGGCGCGGGAACTGTCCCGCCGCGGGCACAGGGTCGTGATCGTGGGCCGTTCCCGTGAGAAGACGGAGCGTATCGCGGCCGAGCTGGATGCGCCGTTCTACCTCGCCGATTTCGCCCGCCTCAGCGAGGTCCGCGAGCTGGCGGTTGCCCTTGCCCGAGACTTCCCCCACATCGACGTGCTCGCCAACAACGCGGGCGGGATCTTCGGCACACGCGAGCGCACGGAGGACGGCTTCGAGAAGACCTTCCAGGTCAACCACCTGGCGCCGTTCCTGTTGACGAACCTGCTCATGCCGACGCTGATTGCGAGCCGGGCATCCGTCATCAACACGTCGAGCGCCGCCGCCAAGCTGTTCGCCCGGCTCGACCTCGACGACCTCAACAATGACCGCGGCGCATCCGCAAACCGTGCCTACGGCAATGCGAAGCTGGCGAACATCCTCTTCACGAGGGAGCTCAACCTGCGCTTCAACGGCGAGGGCATCTCGACGGCCGCGTTCCACCCCGGGGTGGTGGCGACGAGTTTCGCGAGCGACACGACCAGCCCCATGCGCCTGGTCTATGGCACGCCGCTGCGTCACCTGCTGCGCCTCATCACACCGGAGGAGGGCGCGAGCGGGCTCGTCGCGCTCGCCGAGGGGCAGCCTGGGGTCGACTGGATCTCGGGCGAATTCTACGAACATCAGCGCATCGCGAAGACCAACCCGCAGGCCTACGATGCTGAGGCGGCGCGGCGGCTGTGGGAGGAGAGCGAGCGGATGCTCGGGCTCACCGCGTCGCCGGAGCCCGCATCCCACAAGCACGACGGCCGTTTTGATCCGCCGTGCGGGCCGGTCATTGGGCGGCTCGACGGCGCGGTGATCCGAGCGACGGGCATCCCGTACGCCCGCGCCGCACGGTTCGCCCCGCCCGCGCCCGTGGCCGACTGGGCAGAGCCCTTGCAGGCGACGGCTCCCGCGCCTGCCTGCCCGCAGTTGCCGTCGCTCGCGCTCGCCGACGCCATGGGCACGGGGCAGTCCTTCATCGACGACAGCGAGGACTGCCAGAACGTGAGCGTCACGGTGCCGGCCGACCTCCGGCCCGGCGAATCGCTGCCCGTCATGGTCTTCATCCACGGCGGCTCCTATGTCATCGGCGCCGCCGACATCCCCATGCACGATCCCGCCGCGCTGGTCGCCGAGCAGCGCGTCATCGTCGTCGGCGTGACCTACCGCCTCGGCCTCTTCGGCTTCCTCGCGACGCCCGACGGGCATCCTGCGAATCTTGGCCTGCTCGACCAGATCGAGGCGTTCCGCTGGGTGCAACGCAACATCGCCGCGTTCGGTGGCGACCCGCAGCGGGTGACGGCATTCGGCCAGTCGGCGGGCGCCGACGCGATCGCCCACATCATGGCGACACCGGATGCCCCGCGCCTCTTCTCCCGGGCGATCCTCCAGAGCGCGCCCCTCGGCATCGGCCGTGGACGGCAGGCAATGAACGAGGCGATGGGTGCCGCCGCGGCGGGGCTGACGGCCGAATCGACCGTGGGTGCGGTGCTCGCGCGACAGGCGCGGGTCTCCGCGATCGGGGGCAGCTTCGGCCTCGTCGGTGGGATGCCGTTCGGGCCGCAGCCCGGCCACGTGCCGCTGCCGGCCGAGCACGAGCTCGATGCGGCACTGGATGCTGCGGCTCCCCACATCGAGGTGCTCATTGGTCACACCTCCCAGGAGTCGCGCCTTTTCGCCCCCCAGGTCGAGAAGGTGCAGCGGCTGGCGAAAGTGCCCGTGCTGGGCCGCCCTGCCGTCGGGGCGATCGACTCGGTGCTGACCCGCATCATCTACGGCGCGGCATCCCGTCGTTTCGCCCGCCGTCATGCGGCGGCAGGGGGCCGAGCGCGGCACTACGTCTTCTCCTGGTCAGCTCCCGACAATGACTTCGGTGCCGCCCACACAATCGACCTGCCGTTCCTGTTCGGCAACGAGGAGACGTGGAAGCGTTCCAAGATCCTCGCGGGCGCGCCGTGGGCCGAGGTCGAGCGGCACGCGCGGCAGGTGCGCCAGCTGTGGGCAGACTTTGCGCGCGGCGTCGACCTTCCCGAGCGGGGCGAGATCCCCGGGGTCCTCACGCACGCACGCGTAGGATCGCGTCTATGA
- a CDS encoding zinc-ribbon domain-containing protein yields the protein MPERIEDWWARRQFSRGSEVPYPVGTYREAWAHYPVLVRQYHPEFNAGITLTQVPPAADVYLTWQCEIGHYFVATPTEQRERPGRERRRSVWCPECLAMAKPRPVQAGVPVASRAKPRKPAPSICLKTPQLPTGEAFLSQCAPKPASSVEAQLRADLFERLDLTDEFNAVKVARPFFQHTEVWPDILLPELRIAIEYDSTGRHGLEHVGKKEQADRRKDRALRSAGWEVVRIRTGKLQPIGPFDLQMSSVTGKGIDRLIERLRDIRGPLMVDAYLR from the coding sequence ATGCCGGAGAGGATCGAGGACTGGTGGGCGCGCCGCCAGTTCTCACGGGGAAGCGAGGTGCCCTACCCGGTCGGAACCTACCGCGAGGCCTGGGCCCACTATCCCGTGCTCGTGCGGCAGTACCACCCCGAGTTCAACGCCGGCATCACGCTGACGCAGGTTCCGCCCGCCGCCGATGTCTATCTCACGTGGCAGTGCGAGATCGGTCACTACTTTGTCGCGACCCCGACCGAGCAACGCGAACGTCCAGGCCGTGAGCGGCGCCGCTCGGTGTGGTGCCCCGAATGCCTCGCGATGGCGAAACCTCGCCCCGTGCAGGCCGGTGTGCCGGTCGCGAGCCGCGCGAAGCCGCGAAAGCCCGCGCCGTCGATCTGCCTGAAGACGCCGCAGCTGCCAACGGGGGAGGCTTTCCTCAGCCAGTGCGCGCCCAAACCGGCCTCCTCGGTCGAGGCGCAGCTACGCGCCGATCTCTTCGAACGTCTCGACCTGACGGATGAATTCAACGCGGTCAAGGTCGCCCGTCCCTTCTTCCAGCACACGGAGGTGTGGCCCGACATCCTGCTGCCGGAACTCCGCATCGCGATCGAGTACGACAGCACCGGTCGGCACGGCCTGGAGCATGTCGGCAAGAAGGAGCAGGCCGACCGCCGCAAGGACCGGGCCCTCCGCTCGGCGGGCTGGGAAGTGGTGCGCATCCGCACCGGCAAGCTGCAGCCGATCGGTCCCTTCGACCTGCAGATGTCGTCGGTGACGGGCAAGGGCATCGACCGCCTGATCGAGCGGCTCCGCGACATCCGTGGGCCGCTGATGGTGGATGCCTACCTGCGCTGA